Proteins found in one Pseudomonadota bacterium genomic segment:
- the cysK gene encoding cysteine synthase A: MTTLHQNVTKIVGHTPLIRLNRIAAGLGAEVYAKLEFQNPLASVKDRIGLAMIEAGEADGSISAETTIIEPTSGNTGIALAFVCAAKGYKLVLTMPDTMSLERRTLLKHFGAELILTPGAEGMKGAINKARELVAATPGAFMPNQFANPANPEIHRKTTAEEIWQDTGGRVDIFVAGVGTGGTITGVSEVLKGRKPAFKAIAVEPAASPVLSGGKPGPHKIQGIGAGFVPEVLNTEIIDEVITVTNDDAISTARKIARDEGILCGISSGAAAWAALQVAARPENNGKMIVFILPDTGERYLSTDLIAKE, from the coding sequence ATGACAACATTACATCAGAATGTCACCAAAATCGTCGGCCACACTCCGCTCATCAGACTGAACCGCATCGCTGCAGGGCTTGGCGCCGAGGTCTATGCGAAACTTGAATTCCAGAATCCCCTGGCAAGTGTCAAAGACCGGATCGGCCTGGCAATGATCGAGGCCGGCGAGGCAGACGGCAGCATCTCCGCCGAAACAACGATCATTGAGCCCACCAGCGGCAACACCGGAATCGCTCTGGCCTTTGTCTGCGCCGCAAAGGGCTATAAGCTTGTCCTCACCATGCCGGACACCATGAGCCTGGAAAGACGAACCCTGCTGAAACATTTCGGCGCCGAACTTATTCTCACCCCGGGTGCAGAGGGCATGAAAGGCGCAATCAACAAAGCCAGGGAACTGGTAGCTGCAACCCCGGGAGCATTCATGCCCAATCAGTTTGCCAATCCTGCCAATCCGGAAATTCATCGAAAAACCACCGCAGAAGAAATATGGCAGGACACCGGCGGCCGGGTTGATATCTTTGTTGCAGGCGTCGGCACCGGTGGAACAATCACCGGGGTTTCCGAAGTGCTAAAGGGCAGGAAACCAGCTTTTAAGGCAATAGCCGTTGAGCCTGCTGCTTCGCCGGTCCTTTCAGGAGGCAAACCCGGCCCTCATAAAATACAGGGAATCGGCGCCGGTTTTGTCCCGGAGGTGCTCAATACCGAAATTATCGACGAGGTTATCACCGTAACCAATGATGACGCCATTTCAACTGCAAGAAAAATTGCCAGAGACGAAGGAATTCTTTGCGGCATCTCTTCCGGAGCTGCTGCCTGGGCTGCGCTTCAGGTTGCGGCACGCCCGGAAAACAACGGCAAGATGATCGTTTTTATTCTTCCAGATACCGGCGAGCGTTATCTGAGTACTGACCTTATTGCAAAGGAATAA